In Acidobacteriota bacterium, the following are encoded in one genomic region:
- a CDS encoding type II toxin-antitoxin system VapB family antitoxin: MVYDGSMKTTIDIPEHELRDAMRFTRATTKREAVVKVLEEFNRRKRMAELVKYSGTFSDRFPTNDEIEAIDAKRDRHLNARPRR, encoded by the coding sequence ATGGTCTATGATGGAAGCATGAAGACGACGATCGATATTCCAGAGCATGAATTGCGGGATGCCATGCGGTTCACGCGTGCGACCACGAAGCGGGAAGCGGTCGTCAAGGTCCTCGAGGAGTTCAATCGCCGCAAGCGCATGGCCGAGCTGGTGAAGTACTCGGGCACGTTCAGCGACCGGTTCCCGACCAACGACGAGATCGAGGCGATCGACGCCAAGCGCGATCGGCACCTGAATGCCCGTCCTCGTCGATAG
- a CDS encoding PIN domain-containing protein produces MPVLVDSSLWVHQLRKSGDAAKRDRVNALLESGEAAWCPVVRLELWRGVTNDAERRTLRRYEALLPSYEISLEVWERSIRLADRGRAAGLTVPLADLLIHACAKLNGVDVAHDDTHFDALARLDA; encoded by the coding sequence ATGCCCGTCCTCGTCGATAGCTCGCTCTGGGTGCACCAGCTTCGCAAGAGTGGCGATGCCGCGAAGCGTGACCGTGTGAATGCGCTGTTGGAGAGCGGTGAGGCCGCCTGGTGCCCGGTCGTGCGACTCGAACTGTGGCGCGGGGTGACCAACGACGCCGAGCGGAGGACCCTCCGCCGTTATGAAGCCCTCCTTCCCAGCTATGAGATTTCGCTGGAGGTCTGGGAACGGTCGATTCGCCTCGCGGATCGGGGGCGCGCCGCCGGCCTCACGGTTCCCCTCGCCGACCTGCTGATCCACGCGTGTGCGAAGCTCAACGGAGTCGACGTGGCCCACGACGACACGCACTTCGACGCGCTGGCCAGGCTCGATGCGTAA
- a CDS encoding glycoside hydrolase family 3 protein, with the protein MATRPISIRVFIALIAAVLAAAALISAAGHEAPLDRAAARWVQQTLKAMTLDQKVGQLFMPTFESSYLANDTETFDRLVALARDHHVGGFLTFGASEPAPSVMLNPTYGTVTLGQPFNAASLFNRLQQAAAIPLLNAADFETGVGFRIAGATSFPRAMAFGAAGDERLAFEAGRIAGIEARAIGVHVNFAPVVDVNNNARNPVINTRSFGEDPAKVGAMASAYVRGLRAGGALATLKHFPGHGDTDVDSHLGLPVITHPRARLDEVELPPFRAAIEAGAEAVMSGHIEMPALDPTPGTPATLSRPMVTDLLRGELGFDGLIYTDSMGMHAVSKMLPPGEAAVKAVQAGNDVVLHSPDDIGAIAAVRAAIERGEIDRAQVDRSVERILTAKARLALHRSRLVSLDDLPARVGGRAHAAVADEVSQRSITLIKDEKQQVPLAVPAGAQVLYLSVLDYPTGWRIAAPSRTFQPELRRRWPNLTSIELSDRTAPGELELVRALAPRMDAIVASVFVRTASFSGRMDLAPPVVRLLNELAAQSATRGQPFVTVMFGNPYVATFLQELPAVLLTYDFYDRAERSAVAAIAGDAPIGGRLPIALPGLFPAGHGLDRPGRAGTAAP; encoded by the coding sequence ATGGCCACGCGCCCCATTTCGATCCGCGTCTTCATCGCGCTCATTGCGGCCGTGCTCGCCGCGGCGGCGCTCATCTCCGCGGCCGGGCACGAGGCCCCGCTCGACCGGGCGGCGGCCCGCTGGGTGCAGCAGACGCTGAAAGCGATGACCCTCGACCAGAAGGTCGGTCAGCTCTTCATGCCGACGTTCGAGTCGAGCTACCTCGCCAACGACACGGAGACGTTCGATCGGCTCGTGGCCCTCGCCCGCGACCACCACGTGGGCGGGTTCCTCACCTTCGGCGCCTCAGAGCCCGCGCCCAGCGTGATGCTGAACCCCACCTACGGGACCGTGACGCTCGGCCAGCCCTTCAACGCCGCGTCGCTCTTCAACCGGCTGCAGCAGGCGGCGGCGATTCCGCTGCTCAACGCCGCCGACTTCGAGACCGGCGTCGGCTTCCGCATCGCAGGAGCCACCTCGTTCCCGCGCGCGATGGCGTTCGGGGCCGCCGGCGACGAGCGGCTGGCGTTCGAAGCCGGGCGCATCGCGGGCATCGAGGCGCGTGCGATCGGCGTGCACGTCAACTTCGCGCCCGTCGTCGACGTCAACAACAACGCCCGCAACCCGGTGATCAACACGCGCTCGTTCGGCGAGGATCCCGCGAAGGTGGGCGCGATGGCGTCTGCGTACGTGCGCGGCCTGCGTGCCGGCGGCGCGCTCGCCACGCTCAAACACTTTCCTGGGCACGGCGATACGGACGTCGACAGCCACCTGGGCCTGCCCGTGATCACGCATCCGCGTGCGCGGCTCGACGAGGTCGAGCTGCCGCCGTTTCGCGCGGCCATCGAGGCGGGCGCCGAGGCCGTCATGAGCGGCCACATCGAGATGCCCGCGCTCGACCCGACCCCCGGCACGCCAGCGACGCTCAGCCGTCCGATGGTGACGGACCTGCTGCGCGGCGAACTGGGCTTCGACGGCCTCATCTACACCGACTCGATGGGCATGCACGCCGTCTCGAAGATGCTGCCGCCGGGTGAGGCCGCCGTGAAGGCCGTCCAGGCCGGCAACGACGTCGTCCTGCACTCGCCAGACGACATCGGGGCGATTGCCGCCGTGAGAGCGGCCATCGAGCGCGGTGAGATCGACCGGGCGCAGGTCGACCGATCGGTGGAGCGCATCCTGACCGCCAAGGCACGGCTCGCGCTGCACCGCTCGCGGCTCGTCAGCCTCGATGACCTGCCGGCTCGCGTGGGCGGGCGGGCCCACGCGGCCGTGGCCGACGAGGTGAGCCAGCGGTCGATCACGTTGATCAAGGACGAGAAGCAGCAGGTGCCGCTGGCGGTGCCCGCCGGCGCGCAGGTGTTGTACCTGTCGGTGCTCGACTACCCGACGGGGTGGCGCATCGCGGCGCCGAGCCGGACGTTCCAGCCCGAGCTGCGACGGCGGTGGCCGAACCTGACGTCGATCGAGTTGTCCGACCGCACGGCACCGGGCGAGCTCGAGCTCGTGCGTGCGCTCGCGCCGCGGATGGACGCGATCGTCGCGTCAGTCTTCGTGCGCACCGCGTCGTTCAGCGGGCGGATGGACCTGGCGCCGCCCGTGGTGCGGCTGCTGAACGAGCTCGCGGCGCAGTCGGCGACGCGCGGCCAGCCGTTTGTCACCGTGATGTTCGGCAACCCTTACGTCGCGACGTTCCTGCAGGAACTGCCGGCGGTGCTTCTGACCTACGACTTCTACGATCGGGCCGAGCGGAGCGCCGTGGCGGCCATCGCCGGCGATGCGCCGATTGGCGGGCGGCTGCCGATTGCGCTTCCCGGGCTCTTTCCGGCGGGGCATGGCCTCGACCGGCCGGGACGGGCGGGCACCGCGGCGCCGTGA
- a CDS encoding MogA/MoaB family molybdenum cofactor biosynthesis protein: protein MSSHAHRAAAPREVRCAILTASDTRTEATDASGKAIASLLEEAGHRVVARRLVRDEPADVRAIVDAWLDDDQVQVVITTGGTGIGRRDSTYEALVTLLDKQLQGFGELFRMLSYQEIGAAAMLSRACAGVARGRVLVLLPGSEHAVRLAMTKLVVPELGHVVREISR, encoded by the coding sequence ATGAGCTCGCACGCGCACCGTGCCGCCGCGCCGCGCGAGGTCCGCTGCGCGATTCTCACCGCCAGCGACACGCGGACCGAGGCGACCGACGCCAGCGGCAAGGCCATTGCTTCGCTGCTCGAGGAGGCGGGTCACCGTGTCGTCGCGCGCCGCCTCGTGCGCGACGAGCCTGCGGATGTCCGCGCGATCGTCGACGCCTGGCTGGACGACGATCAGGTGCAGGTCGTGATCACCACCGGCGGGACGGGCATCGGCCGGCGCGATTCGACCTACGAAGCGCTCGTCACCCTTCTCGACAAGCAGCTGCAGGGGTTTGGCGAGCTGTTCCGCATGTTGAGCTACCAGGAGATTGGCGCCGCGGCCATGCTCAGCCGTGCGTGCGCCGGCGTCGCGCGGGGCCGCGTGCTGGTGCTGCTCCCAGGCTCGGAGCACGCGGTCCGGCTGGCAATGACGAAGCTCGTCGTCCCCGAGCTCGGCCACGTCGTGCGGGAGATCTCGAGGTGA
- a CDS encoding molybdopterin molybdotransferase MoeA — MRPFTQTLSLDQALARLEAVATTVEGTERLALDEASGRVVAQSAIATRDVPPFDRSAMDGYAVLAADLSGATDLAPVGLALAGAVYTGDAPTARMEPGTCFEVATGAPVPAGADAVVMVEDTSREGNQVRFRQPVKLRQNITSRGSDVRAGEAALSAGDLLTPARLGALAAVGLAVVDVYRKPVVAIASTGNELVEPGQPAGPGQIYDINRHTLKALVEQHGGVARLHRSAADDLDGLRQAIDGMHAADLIVLSGGSSVGERDLVVDLVRERGEVVFHGIAVKPGKPTLLATLGRQVLLGMPGNPTSCLSNGYILLVPLLRRMARLPAWRPERVRAPLATTIASRAGRHQFYSVRLEDGRVYPAFKGSGDITSLSRADGYIEIPANVDRVDEGMDVVVTLF, encoded by the coding sequence ATGCGTCCGTTCACCCAGACGCTGTCGCTCGACCAGGCCCTCGCCCGGCTCGAGGCCGTCGCCACGACGGTCGAGGGCACCGAACGGCTGGCCCTCGACGAGGCCTCGGGTCGGGTGGTGGCGCAATCGGCCATCGCGACACGCGATGTGCCGCCGTTCGACCGTTCGGCCATGGACGGCTACGCGGTCCTGGCGGCCGACCTCTCCGGCGCCACGGATCTGGCGCCTGTGGGCCTCGCACTCGCCGGTGCGGTGTACACGGGCGATGCGCCGACGGCACGGATGGAGCCCGGCACGTGCTTCGAGGTCGCGACGGGCGCTCCGGTGCCCGCTGGCGCCGACGCCGTGGTCATGGTGGAAGACACCTCACGCGAGGGAAACCAGGTACGCTTTCGACAGCCGGTCAAGCTGAGGCAGAACATCACCTCGAGGGGCAGCGACGTCCGCGCGGGCGAGGCCGCGCTGTCCGCCGGCGACCTCCTGACACCCGCTCGTCTCGGTGCGCTGGCCGCCGTCGGCCTCGCCGTCGTCGACGTGTATCGGAAGCCGGTGGTCGCGATCGCCTCGACCGGCAATGAGCTCGTCGAACCGGGCCAACCCGCGGGCCCCGGGCAGATCTACGACATCAATCGCCACACCCTGAAAGCGCTGGTCGAGCAGCACGGCGGCGTGGCACGACTGCACCGCTCGGCCGCTGACGATCTCGACGGCCTGCGGCAGGCGATCGACGGCATGCACGCCGCCGATCTCATCGTGCTGTCAGGAGGATCCTCGGTCGGCGAACGCGACCTGGTCGTGGACCTGGTGCGCGAACGTGGCGAGGTCGTCTTCCACGGCATCGCCGTGAAGCCGGGCAAGCCGACGCTGCTCGCGACGCTCGGCCGCCAAGTCCTGCTCGGCATGCCGGGCAATCCCACCTCGTGCCTCTCGAACGGCTACATCCTGCTCGTGCCGCTGCTGCGACGGATGGCGCGCCTGCCGGCGTGGCGCCCCGAGCGCGTGCGGGCACCGCTTGCGACGACGATCGCCTCGCGCGCGGGACGCCATCAGTTCTACTCGGTCCGGCTCGAGGACGGCCGCGTGTATCCGGCCTTCAAGGGGTCCGGCGACATCACGAGCCTCTCGAGAGCCGACGGGTACATCGAGATTCCTGCCAACGTCGATCGGGTCGACGAGGGAATGGACGTCGTCGTGACGCTGTTCTGA
- a CDS encoding dodecin domain-containing protein: protein MSVAKVSEISATSTSSFEDAVKQGIARAGKTIRNIRSAWIKEQHVRVNNDAVAEYQVNMMVTFIIDD from the coding sequence ATGTCAGTTGCCAAAGTATCCGAGATCAGCGCGACGTCGACGAGTAGTTTCGAGGATGCCGTCAAGCAGGGCATTGCGCGGGCGGGCAAGACGATCCGCAACATCCGCAGCGCGTGGATCAAGGAGCAGCACGTGCGGGTGAACAACGACGCGGTTGCGGAGTATCAGGTCAACATGATGGTGACCTTCATCATCGACGACTAG
- a CDS encoding response regulator: protein MPHVLVVDDTPEIRRLYGAFLRRSGMSVAQAAGGHAALVAVRGVTPDLVVTDITMPEMGGLELCRRLRTNPATRDVPIVVVSGDALAEGTAAWEAGCNALLGKPCSAAVLVATVERLLTADRRMD from the coding sequence GTGCCGCACGTCCTGGTCGTCGACGATACCCCGGAGATTCGCCGGTTGTACGGTGCGTTTCTCCGCCGGTCGGGCATGAGTGTCGCTCAGGCCGCCGGCGGGCACGCCGCACTCGTCGCGGTGCGGGGTGTCACGCCGGACCTAGTCGTCACCGACATCACGATGCCGGAGATGGGCGGCCTCGAGCTGTGCCGGAGGTTGCGAACCAATCCCGCGACGCGTGACGTGCCGATTGTCGTCGTGAGCGGCGATGCGCTGGCCGAGGGGACGGCGGCCTGGGAAGCCGGCTGCAATGCCCTGTTGGGCAAGCCGTGCTCCGCGGCCGTGCTCGTGGCTACCGTCGAGCGACTCCTGACCGCCGACCGGAGGATGGACTGA
- a CDS encoding Crp/Fnr family transcriptional regulator codes for MGPPKRVQKQTTPPTFDAAAYLESVGRSRRIVKYQRGDVVFAQGDPCHDVRYLQKGAIKLSVLSRIGKEAVVGLLVPGDFFGEGTLAGQTVRIGTATAMVASTVLVIEKDTMIRLLREEHAFSDRFISHMLGRNIRIEADLVDQLFNSSEKRLARALLLLARYGQADPQRTLPKVSQETLAEMIGTTRSRVNFFMNKFRKLGLIEYNGGLRINPSLLGVVLHE; via the coding sequence ATGGGGCCACCGAAACGAGTTCAGAAGCAGACCACGCCGCCGACGTTCGATGCGGCGGCATATCTCGAATCCGTCGGTCGGTCGCGCCGGATCGTGAAGTACCAGCGGGGCGACGTCGTCTTCGCGCAGGGCGACCCGTGCCACGACGTCAGGTACCTCCAGAAGGGCGCCATCAAGCTCTCGGTGCTCTCCCGTATCGGCAAGGAAGCCGTGGTCGGGTTGCTGGTCCCAGGCGACTTCTTCGGCGAGGGCACGCTGGCGGGCCAGACGGTTCGCATCGGCACGGCGACCGCCATGGTTGCGAGTACGGTTCTGGTCATCGAGAAGGACACGATGATCCGCCTGCTCCGCGAGGAGCACGCCTTCTCGGACCGCTTCATCTCGCACATGCTGGGTCGGAACATCCGCATCGAGGCGGACCTGGTCGATCAGCTCTTCAACTCGAGCGAGAAGCGGCTTGCCCGGGCGCTGCTGCTGCTCGCCCGCTACGGCCAGGCCGACCCTCAGCGCACACTGCCGAAGGTCTCCCAGGAGACGCTCGCGGAGATGATCGGTACGACGCGCTCGCGCGTGAACTTCTTCATGAACAAGTTCAGGAAGCTCGGGCTCATCGAGTACAACGGGGGCCTCAGGATCAACCCCTCGTTGCTCGGCGTCGTCCTGCACGAGTGA